Part of the Candidatus Methanoperedens sp. genome, TTCTTTCATGCCTATCACAAGCATGGAATGGCAGCTTGTGCATGTTAATCCGATACCTCTATTGGGTTGGAGTAAATGGTCCCTGTGGCTGAAATTCACACCAAGGTAATTGGTATTTGAAGAAAAGATACGTTTTTCATGGCAGCTGAGACAGTTTTTATCAAGTACTTTTGCATAAAGCTGCCCGGAATAATCTTCAGATCTGGTCTCATAATTGTACATTTGTTTAAGCCCGTTCATCTTGCCTTTTATTTCACCGATTACGCCAGGCTCATAATGGCACTTAACACATGGAACACCATTATGAGAGGATGCATTCCATGAATCATAATATGGTCTCATGATATGACAGTTCTTTCCGCAGAATGCAGGATTCTCGGTTACTTCAATCGCTTTTTCAGAAGCTATAAACACAGCTGAAATTAGAACAATGAGCGCAATTGCGAACTGCAGTCGATGCGCCTCAATCCAATCCCTGATAATTGTTATAAGTGGTGTGTTCTTCATTTCAATTTTAAACCTTGATACATGTTAGTTCAACATAAAATCCAAATTTATCGCGAGCCGAAGAGATGTCAGTCGGATCAAATGACCAATTTTAATTTTCATAATTTCTGGTCGGGTTTTTCCTCATAAGGGCATCTCTCCGGATTTACTTCTGCATAATCTGCCGAATAAACTGATTTTATCTAGCAAACCGCTGCGTGACTCACCGGACTCGCGTCGAAAATACGCTTACACGCTGGCGTGTAGAAGAAGTAGGCCAATCCCATGTACTCACTTTTTAGCTGTGAGTTTGTCTCGTTGATCTCCACGCCGCAGCCACAAATAGGGCACTTGCATATTGCCATTGCCATTAGTTCACCTCTGAAATTAGATTGTTGTGATACTTGAAGTCATTTATGCTTCACAAAAATAAAATTTCGTATCTTTGTGTTTTCTTATTTGTAAAAAGAAAGCTTTAGAATGATAAAGATTGTAAAAGATTATATTTATCTCATAAAAAACA contains:
- a CDS encoding YHS domain-containing protein, whose translation is MAICKCPICGCGVEINETNSQLKSEYMGLAYFFYTPACKRIFDASPVSHAAVC